From the genome of Ziziphus jujuba cultivar Dongzao chromosome 6, ASM3175591v1, one region includes:
- the LOC107430857 gene encoding trihelix transcription factor GT-3b: MEGHHNPHHHHHHPHHHQLHQQQQQQQQHPSINVVAADVGDRFPQWSIQETKELLMIRAELDRTFMETKRNKLLWEVIATKMKEKGYNRSPEQCKCKWKNLVTRYKGCETMEAETLRQQFPFYNELQAIFAARMQRMLWAEAEGGAGGSKKKAVLSSEDEEDNEESDGDQKGSTIKKKKKVKTGIGSSSTSSVSGVNSLKEILDDFMKQQMQMEMQWREAFEARENERRLKEMEWRQTMEALENERLMMERRWREREEQRKIREEARAEKRDALITALLQKLRREDL; this comes from the exons ATGGAAGGACATCATaatcctcatcatcatcaccaccaccctcatcatcatcagcttcatcaacaacaacaacaacaacaacaacatccaAGTATCAACGTAGTAGCAGCAGATGTGGGTGATAGGTTTCCTCAATGGAGTATTCAAGAAACGAAAGAGTTGCTGATGATCAGAGCAGAGCTCGATCGAACTTTCATGGAGACCAAAAGGAACAAACTTCTCTGGGAAGTTATCGctacaaagatgaaagaaaaaggTTACAATCGCAGCCCCGAACAGTGCAAGTGCAAATGGAAAAACCTTGTTACCCGTTACAAg GGATGCGAAACGATGGAAGCagaaactctaaggcagcaatTCCCATTTTATAATGAACTGCAAGCGATTTTCGCGGCGAGGATGCAGAGAATGCTATGGGCCGAAGCCGAAGGAGGAGCAGGAGGATCGAAGAAGAAAGCGGTTCTATCGTCCGAAGACGAAGAAGATAACGAAGAAAGCGATGGAGATCAAAAGGGTAGCActatcaaaaagaagaaaaaagtgaaaacGGGTATTGGAAGTAGCAGCACTAGCAGTGTAAGTGGTGTTAACAGTTTGAAAGAGATATTGGACGATTTCATGAAACAACAAATGCAAATGGAAATGCAATGGAGAGAGGCTTTCGAAGCGAGAGAGAACGAAAGGAGGCTTAAAGAGATGGAATGGAGGCAAACAATGGAAGCGTTAGAGAACGAAAGGTTAATGATGGAGAGGaggtggagagagagagaagagcaAAGGAAGATTAGAGAGGAAGCTAGGGCGGAGAAGAGAGATGCTCTCATCACTGCTCTGCTACAGAAGCTCAGAAGAGAAGATTTGTAG